CGCGAGCGCATCCCCGTCTGTCTGTCTGGTAGACGACGCAGGGGGTGGATGCATTCACCACGCGTGTTTACATCGTGGAGGGCGACGAGGGTGGTCATGGTCCGCTCAGCGGGTTCTCTTGGTCGCACGCGGGCTGGGCTCCACGGGGCCTGACTCTACCTTAGCCATCTCGGCGCAGCCCGCGCAAGGGGGGCCGGCCAACCAGCCGATGATCGTCGGCGTCCGGCGGCGGCAGTGCGAGGGGGTCTTCAGGCGATCTTGTCGATCCGTCCGACGGTCGTGGTGGCGCGCCTCATCCTGAGATATTCGCCGAGCCGTGGCGCTCGGGGGGAAGTGGGGGACGCCGCCTTCATCGCGGCTCCGATGCCTCGCCCCACGATGCGCCAATCCAGGATCTCCGAGGAATCCGGCGAAGGAGGCCCCGGCGCATCCCGCTCGCGTGCCCGGTCAGTGTCCGGAACGCGTGTCTTCCGGCCCGGACCGCGCTGACGCGGAGATCTCACCGCGACCAGCCGGACAGGCGGAACGCGGCTGGGAGAGGCGTCGCTATCCACACCTCGAGATCGTAGCAAGCCACGTACCAAGCCGTGGCGGGCGCGGACAGGGTGGCTGGCTCCCCGGGCATGAGCCTGCCCGGTGCGCGAGTGTCGTGCGCAGGGATTCCCTTCGATTTCTCGCCGGTCTGGTAACGGGTTTGCACCACAGCGGAGGAGCGTTTCGAACAAGAGTCCCTACCGCCCCGTGGCGAGGTCAGGTCGTGTGCTCAGGCGAGACAGCCGAGGGAGGACTAATCCCATGAAGGCGACCGCCCTTCTCAAGCAGGACCACGCCGCCGTCAAGAAGCTGCTCACCCAGTTCGGGCGGACGACGGCGCGCGCGGTGAAGACCCGAGAGCGGCTGGCCGAGAAGATCGCCACCGAGCTGGAGATCCACGCCCAGATCGAGGAGGAGCTGTTCTATCCGGCGGCCGAGCGGTTCGACGAGCTCCGCCCGCTCGTCGACGAGTCCAGGGAAGAGCACGAGCAGGTCAAGAGCCTCGTGGCGGAGATGCAGGGGTTCCGAGCCGGCGAGGAGGCGCTGACCGCCAAGGTTCGCGAGCTCAGGGACACGGTTCTCCATCATGCCTCCGAGGAAGAAGCGGAGATGTTCCCCAAGGTCCACGAGCACATGTCGGAGGCGGAGCTCGAGGATCTCGGGGAACGGATGCGTGAGCGGAAGCAGGCCCTGCTGAACGGGATGCTGGCGCGGGCCAGGCGGGCTGTGATGGCGCGGCTTCGCAAGGTCGCCTGAATCCGATCCCGCACGCCCGATGCTGTCTCTCACGATCCTCACACCCCCGTCCTATCGTGACTCGGTTTGCACGACGAGGGATGGCCCCGTGGTGGGGCCCACGTCAGCCCATGAGGCTCGCGACCGCGAGCAGGAGGAAATTCCGGCTATGGCCAAAGCGTTCGTGTGCGCACTCGCGTTGACCGTGGCGCTCGGGTTGGTGCCGGCCGTGCTGGCTCAGACCTCGGGCACCGGCGGCGGCTCGGGCATTCAGCCCGGCGCCGGCCCGGGAGGTCAGCTGGGGACCGGGACCCAGCCCGGCGCGGGCCCCGGTGGTCAGCTCGGGACCGGTCTTCAGCCGGGCCCGGGCCCGAATTGCCCGCCGGGCAGCACCGTGTCTCCGGGCGGCATGGCCCAGACCGCCGCCCCCGGCCCGACGACCACAGCTCCTCAGACTCCGGGCACTCCGTCCCCGTCCGTCGCCCCCTTGCCCCCGGTGAGTGGCAGCACGCCCGGGGGCGTCGGGGCGGGCACGTCGCTTGGCGGGACCACCATCGCCCCGGCCCCCTCGCCCTCGGTGGCCCCCTCACCCTCGGTGAGCGGCGGCGCGTCCGGGAGCGTCGGGGCGGGCACCCCGCTTGGTGGGACCACCGTTGCCCCGCCGCCCTCGCCCCCGGTGAGCAGCGGCGCGTCCGGAAGCGTCGGGGCCGGTACCACGGCGACCCCGGGCTGCTAGTCGATCGGAGGGGGCCTCGGCGGCCCCCTCCCGGCCCTCCTCCCAAAACGACCATCCCCGGGCGGAAACGCCCGGGGATGGCGCGAGAGACCGGCGGTCGGCGGAGCTCAGCCGCCGACGCGCAGGTCGTTCCTCACCTCGCGGACGCCCTTCACCTCGCGGGCCAGATCCGTGGCGCGCTGCTTCAGGGTTTCGGTATCCACGTTGCCGCGGAGGTGGACGACGCCGTTGTCGGTGTCGACGTCGATCTTGGTGAGCGTGCTGAGCTTCTCGCGAGCCAGCTTGCTCTTGACCTCGGCGGTGATCATGGTGTCCGACCGGGCGCCCCGGGTCACGGTGCGCGGCTCACTCACCCGCCGCTCCTCGTAGCGTGGCGCCGCCTCCAGGGCTTCCTTCTTGACGTTGTCGAGCATCACGGTGACGTTGTTGTGGTCGTCTCGCTCCAGCCGCATGGCTGACCAGGGCACCGCGTAGAGGCGCTCGCCGACCCCGAGCAGGCCGCCGAACGACAGCACTGCGTAGCTGGCCTGGCCGCCCCGATCGAAGATCAGATCCTCGATCTTGCCGATGTCCTTACCGGCGGCATCCTTGACCTTGCTCCCGATCAGCTTGCTGCCGCGCCAGGCGCTGATCTTGTCGACGTCCTCGATCCGGCGATACGGCACATCGCGAGCTGCGGCCGCCTTGGCGACGGGCTTCGTCTCCTTCGGTTGGGCACCGACGAGACCGCTCGGCCCGAGCACCAGCGGAAACGCGAGAACGACTCCCAGTGCTACGCCTTTCATACTGATCCTCCTGTGTTGGATGGCCGCCAGCAGCCGGCGGCCGCGGTCCGACCCAGGATGACGTGCAAACGCGCGGCCAGGGTCACCCCGTCCGAGTCCCGGCGCTCACGCCCACTGGCCCACGAAGGGAGAGTGAAACCGCTCCGCCGTGTGCAGGAGCTGTCGCTCCGCCGCCTCGTCCAGCCGGCTCCAGCGCTCGGCTGCCGCCAACACCTTCGGCAGCACCGTGACATCTCCCACGCTGCAGAGCGTGGTCACCGGCCGGCCCAGGACGAAGGCCACCGCCTGATCGATGGTGGCCTGATCGGTGAAGGGCTCATACCAGGTGGCATGTGTCTTCGGGCGATCCCCCCAGGGGTCCTTGGCGACCGCCTTGATCACGTGTACCCCCACGTCACGACGGCGGCATTCGTCGAGCAACGCCTCGGCATCGCGACGATACTGCGGGTCGGCCCACAGCACGAAGTTCAGCGGGAACATCACGGTGTCGAAGTCGAAGCGGCGCAGTGCCTCGAGGTGCGTCCGCGGCGCGTCGTGGGTGTGCCCGGTGATCCCCAGCCAGCGCGCGAGCCCCTCGTCCCGCGCTCGGCGGAGAGCGCCGAGGGCGCCGCCGGGCGCCGTGCACTGGTCGAGATCGGCCGGCTTGCTCACGGCGTGGAGCTGATAGAGATCGAGCCGATCCGTCCCCAGCCGCTCGAGTGAGCGCCCGAGCTCGGCCCAGGCCGCCTCTCCACCGCGCTCGCGTGTCTTGCAGCCGAGGAAGACCCGCGGGCGGAGCTCGGGCATCCAGGGCCGCAGCCGGAGCTCGGCCTCGCCATAGCTCGGTGCCACGTCGACGTGGTTGACGCCCGCGTCCAAGACCGCCCGAATCGCGCCGTCGGCCACCGTCTGATCGACCCGGCCGATTCCGGCGGTGCCGAAGGTCACCACCGTGCTCAGGTGCCCCGTTCGCCCCAGTCGTCGTCGCTCCATCGCGTCCTCCATCGGTCGCGCCGTTCAGGCGGCCGCGGTTGTGGGCCTAGTCGCTACGTCCTGCCGAACATCGCCGCGCCGGTGATCCTGCAGCCGACGCTGTCGTTCTCGACGGCGATCCCGAGCGAGGCGACGCTGTCGTTCCTCGGGCTGGGCCCGCAGCCGCCGGACCCCTCGTGGGGTACCATGCTGAGCGCCGGTCGCCGCTACATGGAGCTCGCCCCGTGGGTGGCGGTCAATCCGGGGCTCGCGATCGCGCTGACGGTGCTGGGGCTGAACCTGCTGGGCGATACGCTGCGGGACGTGCTGGACCCGCGACTGCGCCAGGTCCAGGGGCCTGAGCGGGAGGTCCGATGACGAGACCGGGGGACGCTCCACGTCACCAGATCTGGCTGATTCGCCACGGCGAGACGGAGTGGAGCGCCAGCGGCCAGCACACCGGGCGCACCGACATTCCCCTCACCCCGACCGGCGAGGTCCAGGCGGCGGCGCTGGGCCGGTATCTGGCCGGCCGTCCGTTCGCGCTCGTGCTCACGAGCCCGCTGGGCCGCGCCCGCGAAACCTGCCGGCTCGCCGGATACGGCGTCGTCGCTCAGGTCACCGACGATCTCCTCGAGTGGAACTACGGCGTCTTCGAGGGGCGCACCACGCGCGACATCCGTCAGGAGCGCCCCGGCTGGTCGATCTGGACCAGCCCCGTGCCGGAGGGGGAGTCGGTCGAGCAGGTGGGCGCGCGCGCGCGGCGGGTCATCGACCGGGCGGCGGCGGCCGGCGGGGACGTGGCGCTGTTCGCCCACGCCCACATCCTGCGCATCCTCGCCGCCTGCTGGATCGGGTTGCCGCCTGCCGGCGGTCGGCTCTTCGCCCTGGGCACGGCGTCGATCAGCGTCCTGGGCTACGAGCGGGAGGTCCGGGTGATCAGCGTCTGGAACCAGGACTGGCATCTGGTCCGCCAGGAGAACCCTTGAAGCGTCCGCTCAGCTCTTCTTGTATCGCGCGTTCAGGCTGTCAAGGGCGCGCCGTCGAGTAGGCCGACTCAGGCCGGCGGGATGTCGCGGGCCAGGGCCCGCGCGATGAGGACGCGCAGGATGTCGTTGGTGCCCTCGCCGATCGCCATGAGCGGCGCATCCCGGTAGAGCCGCTCGATCTCGAACTCGGTCGAGTAACCGTAGCCGCCGTGGATCCGCATCGAGTCGAGGGCGGCCTTGATGGCGACCTCGGAGGCGAAGAGCTTGGCCATGGCCGTCTCGGTGTCGGTCCGGTGGCCGGCGTCCTTCCGCGCGGCCGCCCACCACGTCAGGAGTCGCGCCGCCTGGATCTGGGTGGCGAGGTCGGCCAGCTTGAGCTGGACCGCCTGGAAGTCGCCGATCGGCTGGCCGAAGGCGTGGCGCTCGCGGGAGTAGCGCAGGGCGGCGTCGAGCGCGGCCTGGGCGATGCCGACGCTGCGCCCGGCGATGTTGATCCGGCCGACCTCGAGGGCCGCCACCACCTGCTTGAACCCCTGTCCCTCGACGCCCCCCAGGAGGTGCCCGACGGGGATGCGGGCCCCGTCGAAGTGGACCTCGCAGGACTCGGTCCCCTTGTAGCCGAGCTTCCCGAGGTCGCGGCCGACGGTGAAGCCGGGGGTGCCGGCCTCGACCAGGAGGACGCCGAGGCCGCGGTGCCGCGGCTCCACCGCGGGGTCGATGACGCAGAGGACGGGGAGGGGGTCCGCGTGGCGGGCGTTGGTGATCCACATCTTGGTCCCGCGGAGCACGTAGTGGTCGCCGTCCCGGGCGGCCCGCGTGGTGATGGCCTGGAGATCGGTGCCCGCCCCCGGCTCGGTCAGCGCGATGCCCGTTCGGCGCTGGCCGGTGGCGAGCTCGGGTAGCCACCGCCGCTTCTGCGGCTCGGTCCCGAAGCGGGCCAGCATCCAGCACGAGAGCGAGTGGCTGCCCAGGATGCCGGCGATCCCCATCCAGCCCCGCGAGATCTCCTCGAAGGCGATGGCATACGAGACCATGTCCACGGCCAACCCGCCGTACTCGTCCGGCACCGTCATCCCGAAGAGCCCGAGCGTCTTCATGCCCTCGACGATCTCGGTCGGGTAGCGGCCCGTCTGCTCCCACTCCCGCGCGACCGGCCGGATGTGGGTCCGCACGAAATCGCGCAGGACCTTCTGGAAGGCGTGCTGCTCTTGGGAGAGCTCGAAGTCCATGACTCTAGCTCCTGGCTGCCGGGGACGACGGGGGGCCGAAGGCGCCGCGCGCGGCCAACTCGGCGATCCGCGCGCGGTCGTACCCGAGGAGGCCGGTCAGGATCGCCTCCGCGTCCTCGTGCCGGGCCGGCGCCCGACGCTGCGGTGGCGTCTCGGCCCCGACCCGCACCGGGCTCGCCAGCTGGCGCACGCGGCCGAAGCGCGGATGGTCGGTCTCGACGATCAACCCGCGCGCGATCGTCTGGGGATCCCGGAGCGCTTGGGGAACCGAGTGGACGGGTCCGCCGGGGACGCCGGCCCGGGCGAGGCTCGCCAGCCAGTGGGCCGAGGTCTGGCGGGCGAACGCCTTCGCCAGGAGCTCGCGAAGGGCCTCGGCGTGCTCCCGGCGGGCGGCGAAGTCGCGGAAGCGCGGATCGTCGGCGAGCCCGGGCTGGCCGATCACCTCGCAAAGCCGCCGCCAGAACTTCTCCTTCGCGCAGCTCACCACGATCCAGCCGTCGGCGGTCCGGAAGTTCTGGAAGGGCACCAGCGAGGGATGGGCCGACAGTGGCATCCGCTCGGGCACGAAGCCGCCCGTGAGGTGCCAGGTCCCGAGGTAGGCGAGGAGGCTCACGGCCGTGTCGAAGAGGGACACGTCGCAGTCCATGCCGGTGCCGTCACGCCGGGCGGCGTGGACGCCGGCCAGCACGGCGAGCGCCGCGACCAGGCCGCCCGAATAATCCACCAGGGACAGGCCCGACTTGGCGGGCGGCCCGTCGGGCTCACCCGTCACGCTCATCCAGCCGGCCACCCCCTGCAGGATGTAGTCGTAGGCCGGGTCCTGGGCGCGGGGTCCCGTCATCCCGAAGCCGGACAGCGAGCAGCAGACGACCCGCGGGTTCAGGGTCCGGAGGTCCGCATAGCAGAGCCGGAGCCGGGCCGGGACGTCCCCGCGGAGGTTCGAGTAGACGACGTCGGAGACCCGCACGAGGTCCTCGAACACGACGCGGCCGGACGCGCTGGTGATGTCGAGGCTGAGGCTTCGCTTGTTCCGGTTGAAGGTCTCGAAGAAGAGGCTGTCCTCCCCCGCCTGATAGGGCGGCACGTAGCGGCTGACGTCGCCGCTGGCGGCCGGGTCCTCGATCTTGATGACGTCCGCGCCCAGCTCGGCGAGGTGGAGCGTCCCGAAGGGGCCGGCCCCGTACTGCTCGACGGCGACGATACGGACGTCCTCCAGCGGGCGCATCTCAGATCATCGGAGGGGGCCTCGACGGTCCCCTCCGAAGCCTCCCCCAGGAGGTCGCGGCGGCAAAGCCGCCGCTCGGAGGCTGCTCGCACCAAGCGATGGTCATTCAGCTGCTCCGGCTGTCCGGGGAGACCCCCGGCCAGAGGGCGCCGAGCGGCGCACACACGGCCGACAGGTCGGCCGCCTCCTCCAGGCCGAGCACGCCCGTCTCCAGCGCCTCGATCGCGGGGGCGCTCAAGGCCAGCGCCGCGTTGCCGCGGAACTTCCGGCGCACTTCCTCCGGCGTGAGCGGGTTCTCGGGCGCGCCCTTCTGGTAGGGGCACTCGGCCTCCAGCACGCCGCCGTCGCGGAGGTGGAGGCGGGCCCCGCCCGGAAAGGCCCGAGCGGCCGTCGGATACTCGTGCGTCTCGTAGCGAACCCGCCGCGCGACCGCGCCGAGATCCGGGTCGCCGAGCGCGGCCGGGGAGTAGGTGGCGAGCTCCACGGCGCCGCGCAGGAGCATCGCCGCCGCCGAGTAGGGCAGGGAGAACTTCGCCTCGTAGGTGGTGCGCGGCGCGACCTTGGTGGCGGCGGGCTCCAGGATGATCGGCACCACCGACTTCGGCACGCGCACGACGAC
The genomic region above belongs to Candidatus Methylomirabilota bacterium and contains:
- a CDS encoding hemerythrin domain-containing protein; the protein is MKATALLKQDHAAVKKLLTQFGRTTARAVKTRERLAEKIATELEIHAQIEEELFYPAAERFDELRPLVDESREEHEQVKSLVAEMQGFRAGEEALTAKVRELRDTVLHHASEEEAEMFPKVHEHMSEAELEDLGERMRERKQALLNGMLARARRAVMARLRKVA
- a CDS encoding BON domain-containing protein, which translates into the protein MKGVALGVVLAFPLVLGPSGLVGAQPKETKPVAKAAAARDVPYRRIEDVDKISAWRGSKLIGSKVKDAAGKDIGKIEDLIFDRGGQASYAVLSFGGLLGVGERLYAVPWSAMRLERDDHNNVTVMLDNVKKEALEAAPRYEERRVSEPRTVTRGARSDTMITAEVKSKLAREKLSTLTKIDVDTDNGVVHLRGNVDTETLKQRATDLAREVKGVREVRNDLRVGG
- a CDS encoding aldo/keto reductase → MERRRLGRTGHLSTVVTFGTAGIGRVDQTVADGAIRAVLDAGVNHVDVAPSYGEAELRLRPWMPELRPRVFLGCKTRERGGEAAWAELGRSLERLGTDRLDLYQLHAVSKPADLDQCTAPGGALGALRRARDEGLARWLGITGHTHDAPRTHLEALRRFDFDTVMFPLNFVLWADPQYRRDAEALLDECRRRDVGVHVIKAVAKDPWGDRPKTHATWYEPFTDQATIDQAVAFVLGRPVTTLCSVGDVTVLPKVLAAAERWSRLDEAAERQLLHTAERFHSPFVGQWA
- a CDS encoding histidine phosphatase family protein is translated as MTRPGDAPRHQIWLIRHGETEWSASGQHTGRTDIPLTPTGEVQAAALGRYLAGRPFALVLTSPLGRARETCRLAGYGVVAQVTDDLLEWNYGVFEGRTTRDIRQERPGWSIWTSPVPEGESVEQVGARARRVIDRAAAAGGDVALFAHAHILRILAACWIGLPPAGGRLFALGTASISVLGYEREVRVISVWNQDWHLVRQENP
- a CDS encoding acyl-CoA dehydrogenase family protein, coding for MDFELSQEQHAFQKVLRDFVRTHIRPVAREWEQTGRYPTEIVEGMKTLGLFGMTVPDEYGGLAVDMVSYAIAFEEISRGWMGIAGILGSHSLSCWMLARFGTEPQKRRWLPELATGQRRTGIALTEPGAGTDLQAITTRAARDGDHYVLRGTKMWITNARHADPLPVLCVIDPAVEPRHRGLGVLLVEAGTPGFTVGRDLGKLGYKGTESCEVHFDGARIPVGHLLGGVEGQGFKQVVAALEVGRINIAGRSVGIAQAALDAALRYSRERHAFGQPIGDFQAVQLKLADLATQIQAARLLTWWAAARKDAGHRTDTETAMAKLFASEVAIKAALDSMRIHGGYGYSTEFEIERLYRDAPLMAIGEGTNDILRVLIARALARDIPPA
- a CDS encoding CoA transferase, translated to MRPLEDVRIVAVEQYGAGPFGTLHLAELGADVIKIEDPAASGDVSRYVPPYQAGEDSLFFETFNRNKRSLSLDITSASGRVVFEDLVRVSDVVYSNLRGDVPARLRLCYADLRTLNPRVVCCSLSGFGMTGPRAQDPAYDYILQGVAGWMSVTGEPDGPPAKSGLSLVDYSGGLVAALAVLAGVHAARRDGTGMDCDVSLFDTAVSLLAYLGTWHLTGGFVPERMPLSAHPSLVPFQNFRTADGWIVVSCAKEKFWRRLCEVIGQPGLADDPRFRDFAARREHAEALRELLAKAFARQTSAHWLASLARAGVPGGPVHSVPQALRDPQTIARGLIVETDHPRFGRVRQLASPVRVGAETPPQRRAPARHEDAEAILTGLLGYDRARIAELAARGAFGPPSSPAARS